gaggctccaaagtcccaggctcaatcccctgcaccaccgtaaaccagagctgatcagtgctctggttaaaaaaaaaaagaaaaaaagaaaaacagaacttACGTCTAAATAATTGACAGCTAGTTCATATCTGAAATGTGTGCCATTTCATCTTTCATATCATTGATTTCAGCTCGGACTATTGTGATATTCGATATCTTTTCATTGAGCAcagcaatttctctctccctttgtagcAGGTCAGTCACCAGCCTCCCAATGCGGACAGTCAGATCGTCCACCAGCGGTTCCAAGCGGTCAAAGTCCTTCTTGAGATGAGACACCTTTGGCTTCAGGTCATTGGCGAACGTCACCGTCTTCAGGACTTTAGCTCGGTCACTTTCTAGGCTTAAGAAGCTCTCGGCGTGCTTGTCAAAGTGACTGTGCAGCTCAGACAGGCTCTTCTGGACAGAGCTGAGCCGCTGTGAATTTTCCGACGCCGTCTTCCGGAGCTGTGCTGTCCGGTCAATACTGCTTGAAAGAAGATCGCCTATCTTTTTCACTGTATTCTTCTCGACGTTCTGGATCTTACGTTCTAGCTCTTGCACAGAGTCTGTCAGTGACGTGACATCGGTTACCAGGCCTGAAATCCGCCTTATGTCTGTCTTCACAGTTGCGATCTTGAGAGCGACATTTTTTGCCATGGAAGTTGTGCTGTGCTCTACGTTCGTGACGTCCTGAGAAAGAGCCGTCAGACTGCTGTTCAGCAGAGCCTGTCCCTCGGCCCTCCGGCTGGACCCGCTTCTCACCTCATGGATCTCCTTCTGCAGATGTTTTAGGTGAGCCATGATTTGAAAAGACTTCAACTGTTCCATGACGGCTTCAGCCTTCTGACACTGAGGAAACACAATACCGTGATCATTAAATTAGAAACCTAGCATTTAAAATTAATCTTAATTCTGAGTGACTTTTAAATTAGAGCTTCACTACTTTTGGGGGAACATTTCAGAAAAGATGTCGTAAGTGTACTACCGAGAATAAGGAAAGCAGACACGTTCCACCAGGTGAGTGTAAATGTCATTGCTTTCCTTGtttttaaatggccaccaggagcagtggatttaaaaaaattatttttattttccttgtttttaaattgctttccttgtttttaaatggccaccaggagcagtggatttaaaaaaattatttttattttccttgtttttaaattgctttccttgtttttaaatggccaccaggagcagtggatttaaaaaaattatttttatttttaaaatttattttattttttcctccagggttattgctgggctcggtgcctgcaccatgaatccaccgctcctggaggccatttttccccctttttgttgcccttgttgttgtagcctcgttgtggttattattattgccactgttgatgttgttcattgttggataggacagagagaaatggagagaggaatgggaagacagagagggggagagaaagacagacacctgcagacctgcttcaccgactgtgaagcgactcccctgcaggtggggagccgggggctcgaaccgggatccttacgccggtccttgcgctttgcgccacatgcggcttaacccactgcgccaccgcccgaccctcatattatttttttataaaccagttatttacttaaaaagaaagaaaaaagaaagggagagagacacttgcagccctacttcgccactcgcaaagatttcccccctgcaggtggggacgggggactcaaacccaggtccctgtgcactgtaacatgtgcgctcaatcaggtgcgccaccacctggcccgaaaTACCATTGTTCTCAGTAATTTTTGTACCATGAgtcaatgacaaaagaaaaagtgtggtgcaggggtaggtagcataaaggttctgcaaagagattctcatgcttgaggctccaaagtcccaggctctgttccctgcaccatcataagccagggctgagcagggctctggtaaaataaataaacaaacaagatgcATTTGTAGTTGAAGCTGAAGTAAACTGATGTCCAAGACTACGTGCCTGTGCTCTGTGGTCCTACTGTGTGCGCCAGTGTCTGAATAGCCCCGGGGcaggcaaagcagctcactgggCCAGAGTGTTGCTTTCCCGCAACTCAAGGCAGCGTCAGTGCTGCGAGCTCTTTCTGTCTCGCTCTGCCTCTGTATCGGCTTCTGTCTGAAGAAGTcatcaaggggccaggcagtggcgcacctggctgagcacacgttccagtgcacaaggacccgggttcaagcccctggtccccacctgcagggggagagcttcacgagtggagaagcagggctgcaggcgtctctctctgtctctttccctctctatcccccatctcctctcaatttctcttggcctctgtctagtaataaataaaaagaaaaaaaatttcaaaatctgcatgtaaataaataaaaattaaaaacggtATCAGAAAGCGGTGAAACTCCAGTGCTGATGCACACATACGAAGTTACACACCGGGTCTCCACGAGACCCTGACACTCCCATCTCTCTCTGCAGACGGGAGGAGACGCGGGGAGAAGACAGGTGTGCAGCACGGCTCTGCCAGCCAAGCGTTTCCCCTTCACACGCTGCTCCCCTGCGGCCAGGGGCTCAAGCGCAGGTCCTGCGCGCGGCACAGCATGCACCCcaccaggtgggctgcccagtccCCAGCTAGCTGTCAAGCGCCTGGTATAGGTGTGCCAGCTGTGCCGCGAGTGGGGGGTAGAGGTCaccagcgcagcgggttaagcacacatggcgcgaaacacaaagaccagcctaaggatcccggttcgagccccggctccccatctgcaggggagtcgcttcacaggtggtgaagcaggtctgcaggtgtctctcttcctctctatctcccctttctctctcaatttctctcagtctttattcaataacaaacaaacaaatatataattaaaaaaaactttattaagaTTCTAAAATTCTACTATTCCAAATACAAGTGACTTACAATTTTAGTAtttaaagaaagtatttatttatttagatgaaAGACACAGAGCCCTGGACACATTAGCTCTGGCTCTTGGCGGTGCCCCCTTGCACCTCAGTGTTGGACAGGATCGTGTTCTTTGCCGGGGGCAGTGGCCCAGCTGGTCTTTGGTAGAGAAGCTAGATTGTGAAACGTTCTCTTGGACAGAAAGTCAGAAGGAGCCGTAAACAGGAAGGAAATTAAGTCGTGATTGCAAAACCAGTTTTATTtttaaggggaaagtttcacaacggAATTTTCTGCAATAGAGACTCCCCAGAGTACAGGGAATAAAAGGCTTACTCTCATCGAGTCCATGAGTCCATTTTATTAATGTTTCTGCGCTGGCAGGGTAACAATGCTTTCCAACCAAGACAGTCCTACTCTGATACAAGGGCCAGATCGCTTGAAGCTTCTAGCAGGCCTGTGATTCTCCAATTTGTATGgacttttcatgttttttttctttaattttttaaaaattaaataaaagctttatttatttattggatagagacagtcagaaaatgagaggaagggggagatagtgtgtgagagagacagagagacacctgcagccctggggctcgaaccaggtccttgaacatggtaacatgtttttttttttttttaatctaaccagagcactgctcagctctggcttatggcggtgcaggacgagggtgggggtgggatttagctcggga
This portion of the Erinaceus europaeus chromosome 7, mEriEur2.1, whole genome shotgun sequence genome encodes:
- the IKBIP gene encoding inhibitor of nuclear factor kappa-B kinase-interacting protein isoform X2, with amino-acid sequence MSEVKNRKKPGPRAAPDDGHRGEGGKGAAARGGGGGWADSRTGLSLLSLGTCLGLAWLVFQQSEKFTKMENQYQSLQTETSEFRGLQNKISLISEKCQKAEAVMEQLKSFQIMAHLKHLQKEIHEVRSGSSRRAEGQALLNSSLTALSQDVTNVEHSTTSMAKNVALKIATVKTDIRRISGLVTDVTSLTDSVQELERKIQNVEKNTVKKIGDLLSSSIDRTAQLRKTASENSQRLSSVQKSLSELHSHFDKHAESFLSLESDRAKVLKTVTFANDLKPKVSHLKKDFDRLEPLVDDLTVRIGRLVTDLLQREREIAVLNEKISNITIVRAEINDMKDEMAHISDMN